One window from the genome of Amycolatopsis sp. NBC_01480 encodes:
- a CDS encoding GtrA family protein, with protein MTVVETVLNRTPEPLRAVLIKHREMLKFALVGATTFVVDNGVWYLLKLSVLESKPTTAKAIAIIVATIVSYVLNREWSFRTRGGRERTHEATLFFVISGIAVVVNLIPLYLSRYALHLEVPHVSRLVQEVADFASGSIIGMLLAMVFRFWGFKKWVFPDDLGERRREQVTRLPR; from the coding sequence GTGACCGTTGTCGAAACCGTGCTGAACCGCACGCCGGAGCCGCTGCGCGCGGTGCTGATCAAGCACCGGGAGATGCTGAAGTTCGCGCTGGTCGGCGCCACCACCTTCGTCGTCGACAACGGTGTCTGGTACCTGCTCAAGCTCAGCGTGCTGGAGTCGAAGCCGACCACCGCGAAGGCCATCGCGATCATCGTGGCCACGATCGTCTCGTACGTGCTGAACCGCGAATGGTCGTTCCGCACCCGCGGCGGGCGCGAGCGCACTCACGAGGCGACGCTGTTCTTCGTGATCAGCGGCATCGCCGTGGTGGTCAACCTGATCCCGCTGTACCTGTCGCGGTACGCGCTGCACCTCGAGGTGCCGCACGTGAGCAGGCTGGTGCAGGAGGTCGCGGACTTCGCCAGCGGCTCGATCATCGGCATGCTGCTCGCGATGGTGTTCCGGTTCTGGGGCTTCAAGAAGTGGGTCTTCCCGGACGACCTCGGCGAGCGCCGGCGCGAACAGGTCACGCGCTTGCCCCGTTAG
- a CDS encoding GtrA family protein — MRELLTKHRELLRFAVVGGISFLITTAITYVLKFTVLRTHPVTALIVGVLVATIFSYVANREWSFRTRGGRERAHEAALFFLISGVALGLNALPQWVSRYVLDLQEPHLTLLGQEVADFVSGMILGTLLGTLFRWWAFKKWVFPTEGARLKTVSGSQTGDPDITGRKAA, encoded by the coding sequence CTGCGCGAGTTACTGACGAAGCACCGTGAGCTGCTGCGGTTCGCCGTGGTCGGCGGCATCAGTTTCCTGATCACCACGGCCATCACGTACGTGCTGAAGTTCACCGTGCTCCGGACACACCCCGTGACCGCGCTGATCGTCGGGGTCCTGGTCGCGACCATCTTCTCCTACGTCGCGAACCGCGAATGGTCCTTCCGCACCCGCGGCGGGCGCGAGCGGGCGCACGAGGCCGCGCTGTTCTTCCTCATCAGCGGCGTCGCGCTGGGCCTGAACGCGCTGCCCCAATGGGTCTCGCGCTACGTGCTGGACCTGCAGGAGCCGCACCTGACCCTGCTGGGCCAGGAGGTCGCCGACTTCGTCAGCGGCATGATCCTGGGGACGCTGCTGGGCACGCTGTTCCGCTGGTGGGCGTTCAAGAAGTGGGTCTTCCCGACCGAGGGCGCGCGGCTGAAGACGGTTTCCGGCAGCCAAACGGGGGATCCGGACATTACCGGCAGGAAGGCCGCCTGA
- a CDS encoding sigma-70 family RNA polymerase sigma factor has product MSTVPADLSGKSDAELIAEVRAGEIASYGTLFERHSGAAYNLARQLARSSAEADDLVSEAFAKVLDTLRGGKGPDTAFRAYLLTALRHTAYDKTRRDRRVDLNEDMSDAGGAIGEALTVPFSDTAVAGLERTMAAKAFARLPERWQAVLWHTEIEQQSPAEVAPLLGLTANGVSALAYRAREGLRQAYLQVHLQENNADRCRAAADRLGAWTRDGLSKRERSQVENHLDECEACRALAAELADVNGGLRAIIAPIVLGGAALGYLATIGAAKAGAATAATAGAAAAASGAAAAGGAKAGAAAAASAPRQFAGVAVSGAAIVAAVAIALASSGSQEIPVAAQVPPPAAAPAPPPPKPAPPAAPAVPAPQAPPPAQPAPPPVAPPAAPPAAPPPASPAPAKMSATAPSGDLELQPGAGPVTLPITVRNDGGSLSDPVQVALNLPQGVSAVPVGGGGAVSSFREDSPAAQTPAPLAVNCPGGTGTVTCKTGSGLQPGQSAVLTFRLLADDSAKGGTVTGSVTSGATMQVTVSVKVTVKAPPQDDLLLQADTDGLSAFPWTRNPLVYVRVRNTGKTTKPVTVTFDHAIYQSWSLSGFPCEPTGSGATCTTRGSLAPDQHVNLWVRLDGRPSRDTPVTVSATLGKANAKPVQLFFGCWLGICEVPYPTTGSPEPSEKPTTSPDTSTSPSKPKKHPSPSSAPPAPPADPETTTAPSTPATSTSAPPNPGPGNSGKPGQTPPTIEPRGFFDWLRG; this is encoded by the coding sequence GTGTCCACCGTTCCCGCCGACCTGTCCGGTAAGAGTGACGCCGAGCTGATCGCCGAGGTGCGCGCTGGGGAGATCGCCTCCTACGGGACGCTGTTCGAGCGTCACAGTGGAGCCGCGTACAACCTGGCCCGGCAGCTCGCCCGCTCCAGCGCCGAAGCCGACGACCTCGTCTCCGAGGCGTTCGCCAAGGTCCTCGACACGCTGCGTGGCGGCAAGGGCCCGGACACCGCCTTTCGCGCCTACCTGCTCACCGCGCTGCGGCACACCGCGTACGACAAGACCCGCCGCGACCGCCGCGTCGACCTGAACGAGGACATGAGCGACGCCGGCGGGGCCATCGGCGAAGCGCTCACCGTGCCGTTCTCCGACACCGCCGTGGCCGGCCTCGAGCGCACGATGGCGGCGAAGGCGTTCGCGCGGCTGCCCGAACGCTGGCAGGCCGTGCTGTGGCACACCGAGATCGAGCAGCAGAGCCCGGCCGAGGTCGCGCCGCTGCTGGGGCTGACCGCGAACGGCGTGTCCGCGCTCGCCTACCGCGCCCGTGAGGGCCTGCGGCAGGCATACCTCCAGGTCCACCTGCAGGAGAACAACGCCGACCGGTGCCGCGCGGCCGCCGACCGGCTGGGCGCGTGGACCCGGGACGGACTGTCCAAACGCGAGCGCTCCCAAGTGGAGAACCACCTCGACGAGTGCGAGGCCTGCCGGGCGCTGGCCGCGGAGCTGGCCGACGTCAACGGCGGTCTGCGCGCGATCATCGCCCCGATCGTGCTGGGCGGTGCCGCGCTGGGCTACCTCGCGACGATCGGCGCGGCCAAGGCGGGCGCCGCCACCGCGGCAACGGCCGGGGCCGCGGCCGCCGCTTCCGGTGCGGCCGCCGCCGGTGGCGCGAAAGCGGGTGCCGCCGCCGCGGCCTCCGCGCCCCGCCAGTTCGCCGGGGTCGCGGTTTCGGGCGCGGCCATCGTGGCCGCCGTCGCCATCGCGCTGGCTTCGAGCGGATCACAGGAGATCCCGGTGGCGGCCCAGGTCCCGCCGCCCGCCGCGGCGCCCGCGCCCCCGCCGCCGAAACCCGCTCCCCCGGCCGCGCCCGCGGTGCCCGCCCCGCAGGCGCCTCCGCCGGCCCAGCCCGCGCCGCCGCCCGTCGCGCCGCCGGCCGCACCTCCGGCAGCACCGCCCCCGGCCTCGCCCGCGCCGGCGAAGATGTCCGCGACCGCGCCGTCCGGCGACCTCGAACTGCAGCCGGGCGCGGGCCCGGTCACCCTGCCCATCACCGTCCGCAATGACGGCGGCAGCCTGTCCGACCCCGTGCAGGTCGCGCTGAACCTGCCGCAAGGCGTCTCCGCGGTCCCGGTGGGCGGCGGTGGCGCGGTGAGCTCCTTCCGGGAAGACAGCCCCGCCGCCCAAACCCCAGCCCCGCTGGCCGTCAACTGCCCAGGCGGCACCGGCACCGTGACCTGTAAAACCGGCTCAGGCCTGCAGCCCGGCCAGTCGGCCGTGCTCACCTTCCGGCTCCTCGCCGACGACAGCGCGAAGGGCGGCACTGTCACCGGCTCCGTCACCTCGGGCGCGACGATGCAGGTCACGGTGAGCGTGAAGGTCACGGTGAAGGCCCCGCCGCAGGACGACCTGCTGCTGCAGGCGGACACCGACGGGCTTTCGGCGTTCCCGTGGACGCGCAACCCGCTCGTCTACGTCCGCGTGCGCAACACCGGCAAGACGACGAAGCCCGTCACCGTCACCTTCGACCACGCGATCTACCAGTCGTGGAGCCTCAGCGGATTCCCCTGTGAGCCAACGGGCTCCGGCGCCACCTGCACCACCCGCGGCTCCCTCGCGCCGGACCAGCACGTGAACCTGTGGGTGCGGCTGGACGGACGGCCCTCCCGCGACACCCCGGTCACCGTGAGTGCCACCCTGGGCAAGGCCAACGCCAAGCCCGTACAGCTGTTCTTCGGCTGCTGGCTGGGCATCTGCGAGGTCCCGTACCCGACCACCGGGAGCCCGGAGCCGTCGGAGAAACCGACGACCTCGCCGGACACCAGCACCAGCCCGTCGAAGCCGAAAAAGCACCCGAGCCCGAGCAGCGCCCCGCCCGCGCCGCCGGCCGACCCGGAGACGACCACCGCGCCCAGCACGCCCGCGACCAGCACGAGTGCGCCGCCGAACCCCGGTCCGGGCAACTCCGGCAAACCGGGCCAGACCCCGCCGACGATCGAGCCCCGCGGCTTTTTCGACTGGCTGAGGGGGTAG
- a CDS encoding GGDEF domain-containing protein yields MDVPATGARSGAAEGQEAPTRFDRDGTLRALRARWRTASLAAGWRFPSDWALPEVDAVCAAVVRHGALGAETALAGLGRARAAAGAGLAETLSDLAALHAVLVDPEAVDGFVSPDVDATPSRILRVTALAWADVATDQLVHTEVTDPLTGLPSSAYLRTRLAELYRGGGWEEKVLLVVSLDLSAVSGWPRLTGMILAADAVRSVFDSGESYAALGPSTVAVLAHRDDRLASHGVALRRALNDRLSVDDQLCEVSRPRVSALRLPPTHERACGLLAELSRS; encoded by the coding sequence GTGGACGTACCGGCGACCGGAGCCCGGTCCGGAGCCGCAGAGGGCCAGGAGGCACCGACCCGCTTCGACCGGGACGGGACCCTGCGCGCGCTGCGGGCGCGCTGGCGCACCGCCAGCCTCGCCGCGGGCTGGCGTTTCCCCAGCGACTGGGCCCTGCCCGAGGTCGACGCGGTGTGTGCCGCCGTCGTCCGGCACGGCGCCCTCGGGGCCGAGACGGCGCTGGCCGGATTGGGCCGGGCCCGGGCCGCCGCCGGCGCCGGGCTGGCCGAGACGCTGTCGGACCTGGCCGCCCTGCACGCCGTGCTCGTGGACCCCGAAGCCGTCGACGGCTTCGTGTCCCCGGACGTGGACGCGACGCCGTCGCGGATACTCAGGGTGACGGCGTTGGCGTGGGCGGACGTCGCGACCGACCAGCTCGTGCACACCGAGGTCACCGACCCGCTCACCGGTCTGCCGTCCTCGGCCTACCTGCGCACCCGCCTCGCCGAGCTGTACCGCGGCGGCGGCTGGGAGGAGAAGGTGCTGCTGGTGGTCTCCCTGGACCTCTCGGCCGTCTCCGGCTGGCCGCGGCTGACCGGCATGATCCTGGCCGCGGACGCCGTCCGCTCGGTCTTCGACTCGGGCGAGAGCTACGCGGCGCTCGGCCCGTCCACCGTCGCCGTTTTGGCCCATCGTGACGACCGGCTCGCTTCCCACGGCGTGGCGCTGCGGCGGGCGCTCAACGACCGGCTGTCGGTGGACGATCAGCTGTGCGAGGTCAGCCGTCCGCGGGTTTCGGCGTTGCGGCTGCCGCCGACGCACGAGCGGGCCTGCGGTCTGCTCGCGGAGCTGTCCCGGTCATAG
- a CDS encoding glycosyltransferase 87 family protein, translating into MTRTVPSAAEAQAPARAGLPRLALRRSLARLSVRPRSILILSVIPLLAIGFGIWGWTHDWVLGVDSAVYRAGALTLLHGQSLYDANTLDPEPGWALLPFTYPPTAALLFVPLAVVPTQVAWGFLTAVSLGAMALSIRIAIGALPSPASDGPRWWASPARSTIVFFLVFLGLEPVWRTIFLGQINLILMAMILLDMLVLGARGSRWGGVLVGVAAAIKLTPIVFLGHLFITGRRKDALRGLATFVLMQGLMFLVNPHDAWRYWTSTLPDTGRIGPVHWAGNQSLNALMNRATDLAPWASKAAMGIGLLLAIPALWLLIRFHRRGQALAALLVTAFWTLLISPISWTHHWVWVVPLIVLLVSRLPKTTPATAWKRWVGTGLVAFVFVSCVLLILPNGRNVELHWKVWQNVLGDAYILMPVVLGLALIFRWGLQRRARSRRAPEEATQYADATPGD; encoded by the coding sequence GTGACCAGGACCGTACCCTCTGCCGCCGAAGCCCAAGCTCCGGCGAGAGCCGGCTTACCCCGCCTGGCCCTGCGCCGGTCGCTGGCCCGGCTCTCCGTCCGCCCGCGGTCGATCCTGATTCTCTCGGTGATCCCGCTGCTCGCGATCGGGTTCGGCATCTGGGGCTGGACGCACGACTGGGTACTGGGGGTCGACAGCGCGGTTTATCGCGCCGGCGCGCTCACCCTGCTGCACGGGCAGTCGCTCTACGACGCGAACACGCTCGACCCGGAGCCGGGGTGGGCGCTGCTGCCGTTCACCTACCCGCCGACGGCCGCGCTGCTGTTCGTCCCGCTCGCCGTGGTGCCGACGCAGGTCGCGTGGGGTTTCCTGACCGCCGTTTCGCTCGGCGCGATGGCGCTTTCCATCCGCATCGCGATCGGCGCCCTGCCGAGCCCGGCCTCCGACGGCCCGCGCTGGTGGGCCTCGCCGGCCCGTTCGACGATCGTGTTCTTCCTGGTCTTCCTCGGCCTGGAACCGGTGTGGCGCACCATTTTCCTCGGCCAGATCAACCTGATCCTGATGGCCATGATCCTGCTGGACATGCTGGTGCTCGGCGCGCGCGGCAGCCGGTGGGGCGGCGTGCTGGTGGGCGTCGCGGCGGCGATCAAGCTGACGCCGATCGTGTTCCTGGGCCACCTGTTCATCACCGGCCGCCGCAAGGACGCGCTGCGCGGGCTGGCGACGTTCGTCCTCATGCAGGGGCTGATGTTCCTGGTCAACCCGCACGACGCGTGGCGTTACTGGACCTCGACGCTGCCCGACACCGGCCGCATCGGCCCGGTGCACTGGGCGGGCAACCAGTCGCTGAACGCGCTGATGAACCGGGCCACCGACCTCGCGCCGTGGGCGTCGAAGGCCGCGATGGGGATCGGCCTGCTGCTCGCGATCCCGGCGCTGTGGCTGCTGATCCGGTTCCACCGCCGCGGGCAGGCGCTCGCCGCGCTGCTCGTCACGGCGTTCTGGACGCTGCTCATCTCGCCGATCTCCTGGACCCACCACTGGGTGTGGGTCGTGCCGCTGATCGTGCTGCTGGTTTCGCGCCTGCCGAAGACCACCCCGGCGACCGCGTGGAAACGCTGGGTCGGGACAGGCTTGGTGGCGTTCGTGTTCGTCAGCTGCGTCCTGCTGATCCTGCCGAACGGCCGCAACGTGGAGCTGCACTGGAAGGTGTGGCAGAACGTCCTCGGCGACGCCTACATCCTGATGCCGGTGGTGCTCGGCCTCGCGCTGATCTTCCGGTGGGGCCTGCAGCGCCGCGCGCGCAGCCGCCGCGCGCCGGAGGAGGCCACGCAGTATGCCGACGCCACACCAGGCGACTGA
- a CDS encoding glycosyltransferase 87 family protein yields MLLATAVLGVVVWLTGWHVGADSAVYRAGGLTLLKGEPLYTSSDLTTLPDWVRLPFTYTPAAAALFVPLVLVPSGLVWGVIAVLSVVSLTVVIAVVARPSGVWLPAGTAIVLVLEPVWKTLFLGQINLILMALVVFDVLVLSSRGASLGRLAGSRVRASASAGSVGAGGSVSAAGERARTGSRWAGVLIGVAAAVKLTPLIFVPHLFFTGRWKDGLRALGTFVGLEAVMFAVIPGDSWRFWTESVSDPSRVGSVHWIFNQSLNGLVSRASSLAPWSMAVAVGVAAVLAVPAVWLVVLWHRRGEQAAALLVTAFYALLVSPVSWSHHWVWAVPLVCLLLVKGRRWWALLVAVLFASQIVMLVPNGGDTEFTWGIGWSVLGNAYVLAAAAAILALSIRELRLRSRTTAPTVQPEPAE; encoded by the coding sequence CTGCTACTGGCGACCGCGGTACTCGGCGTCGTGGTGTGGCTGACCGGCTGGCACGTGGGCGCGGACAGCGCGGTCTACCGAGCCGGCGGCCTGACCCTGCTGAAGGGCGAACCGCTCTACACCTCATCGGACCTGACGACCCTCCCGGACTGGGTCCGCCTGCCGTTCACCTACACCCCGGCCGCGGCGGCGCTGTTCGTGCCGCTGGTGCTGGTGCCGTCGGGCCTGGTCTGGGGCGTGATCGCGGTTTTGTCGGTGGTGTCGCTTACTGTCGTGATCGCGGTGGTGGCGCGGCCGTCCGGGGTTTGGTTGCCGGCGGGCACGGCCATCGTTCTGGTGCTGGAACCGGTGTGGAAGACACTGTTCCTGGGCCAGATCAACTTGATACTGATGGCTTTGGTGGTCTTCGACGTACTGGTGCTGTCGAGCCGTGGTGCGAGCTTGGGGCGCTTGGCCGGTTCGAGGGTTAGGGCTTCGGCCTCGGCTGGTTCGGTCGGCGCTGGTGGCTCGGTGAGCGCTGCTGGGGAACGTGCGCGGACGGGCAGCCGGTGGGCCGGTGTGCTGATCGGTGTGGCGGCGGCGGTGAAGCTGACCCCGTTGATCTTCGTCCCGCATCTGTTCTTCACCGGCCGGTGGAAGGACGGGCTGCGCGCCCTGGGCACCTTCGTGGGCCTGGAGGCGGTGATGTTCGCGGTCATCCCGGGTGACTCGTGGCGCTTCTGGACCGAGTCGGTCTCCGATCCCAGCCGGGTGGGCTCGGTGCACTGGATCTTCAACCAGTCGCTGAACGGCCTGGTCAGCCGCGCGTCCTCGCTCGCGCCGTGGTCGATGGCGGTGGCCGTCGGGGTGGCTGCGGTGCTGGCCGTGCCCGCGGTGTGGCTGGTCGTCCTCTGGCATCGCCGGGGTGAGCAGGCGGCCGCGTTGCTCGTGACGGCGTTCTACGCCCTGCTGGTGTCGCCGGTGTCGTGGTCGCACCACTGGGTGTGGGCGGTGCCGCTGGTGTGCCTGCTGCTGGTCAAGGGCCGACGGTGGTGGGCACTCCTGGTGGCGGTGCTGTTCGCCTCGCAGATCGTGATGCTGGTCCCGAACGGCGGCGACACCGAGTTCACCTGGGGCATCGGCTGGTCCGTACTCGGCAACGCCTACGTCCTCGCCGCCGCAGCAGCCATCCTCGCCCTGTCCATCCGCGAACTCCGGCTGCGCTCCCGCACGACCGCACCCACAGTGCAGCCGGAACCGGCCGAATAA
- a CDS encoding 5-(carboxyamino)imidazole ribonucleotide synthase, whose protein sequence is MDKRTGLPVVGMVGGGQLARMTHQAAISLGQSLRILAAGKGDSAALVASDVVLGHHTDLDALRSFASGVDVLTFDHEHVPGEHLLTLAMEGFVIRPAPSALGFAQNKLVMREMMAGLGVPGPAFAEVSTVDDVLKFGDEHGWPVVLKAARGGYDGRGVWMLDTARHARETVPELLEAGTSLLVEEKVAMKRELAALVARSPFGQGAAYPVVETVQTGGINTEVLAPAPGLSESRVHEAQDLALRIAATLDVTGLLAVELFETDTGLLVNELAMRPHNSGHWTMDGSRTSQFEQHLRGVLDYPLGRTDLIEPACVMANVLGADATPQMSTDERVHHLFARYPEVKIHLYGKEDRPGRKLGHVNFAGERMEDLRNRALLSAHWLSHAVWLDGYEIH, encoded by the coding sequence ATGGACAAACGTACCGGTCTTCCCGTCGTCGGGATGGTGGGCGGCGGACAGCTCGCCCGGATGACGCACCAGGCGGCGATCTCGCTCGGGCAGTCGCTGCGGATTCTCGCGGCGGGTAAGGGCGATTCCGCCGCGCTGGTGGCCAGTGACGTGGTGCTCGGGCACCACACGGACCTCGACGCGTTGCGCTCGTTCGCCAGCGGGGTCGACGTGCTCACCTTCGATCACGAGCACGTGCCCGGCGAGCACCTGCTGACGCTCGCCATGGAGGGCTTTGTCATCCGGCCCGCGCCTTCGGCGCTCGGGTTCGCGCAGAACAAGCTCGTGATGCGCGAGATGATGGCCGGGCTCGGCGTGCCGGGGCCGGCGTTCGCCGAAGTGTCCACTGTGGACGACGTGCTGAAGTTCGGCGACGAGCACGGCTGGCCGGTGGTCCTCAAGGCCGCGCGTGGCGGGTACGACGGCCGCGGCGTCTGGATGCTCGACACCGCCCGCCATGCGCGCGAGACGGTGCCGGAGCTGCTCGAGGCGGGCACCTCGCTCCTGGTCGAGGAGAAGGTGGCCATGAAACGCGAGCTGGCCGCGCTGGTCGCGCGCTCGCCGTTCGGGCAGGGCGCGGCGTACCCCGTGGTCGAGACCGTGCAGACCGGCGGCATCAACACCGAGGTGCTCGCGCCGGCGCCGGGGCTGAGCGAGTCGCGGGTGCACGAGGCGCAGGACCTCGCGCTGCGGATCGCGGCGACGCTCGACGTCACCGGGCTGCTGGCCGTCGAGCTGTTCGAGACCGACACCGGCCTGCTGGTCAACGAGCTCGCCATGCGCCCGCACAACTCGGGCCACTGGACGATGGACGGCTCCCGCACGTCGCAGTTCGAGCAGCACCTGCGCGGCGTGCTCGACTACCCGCTGGGCCGCACGGACCTGATCGAGCCCGCGTGCGTGATGGCGAACGTGCTCGGCGCCGACGCCACCCCGCAGATGAGCACCGACGAGCGCGTCCACCACCTCTTCGCGCGCTACCCCGAGGTGAAGATCCACCTCTACGGCAAGGAAGACCGGCCCGGCCGCAAGCTCGGGCACGTCAACTTCGCCGGGGAGCGCATGGAGGACCTGCGCAACCGCGCGCTGCTGTCCGCGCACTGGCTGTCCCACGCCGTCTGGCTCGACGGCTACGAGATCCACTGA
- the purE gene encoding 5-(carboxyamino)imidazole ribonucleotide mutase, whose translation MAPQVGVIMGSDSDWPVLEAAGQALGEFGVEYEVGVYSAHRTPQRMLDYATSAASRGLRVIIAGAGGAAHLPGMVASATVLPVIGVPVPLKYLDGLDSLLSIVQMPAGIPVATVSVGGARNAGLLAVRILAAADPELQARITQFQADLEQLVLDKDAALREKAGK comes from the coding sequence ATGGCGCCGCAAGTGGGCGTGATCATGGGCAGCGACTCGGACTGGCCGGTGCTCGAAGCCGCCGGGCAGGCGCTCGGCGAGTTCGGCGTGGAGTACGAGGTCGGCGTCTACTCGGCGCACCGGACCCCGCAGCGCATGCTGGACTACGCCACCTCCGCGGCCTCGCGCGGCCTGCGCGTGATCATCGCGGGCGCGGGCGGCGCCGCGCACCTGCCGGGCATGGTCGCGTCGGCCACGGTGCTGCCGGTGATCGGCGTCCCGGTCCCGCTGAAGTACCTCGACGGCCTCGACTCGCTCCTGTCGATCGTCCAGATGCCGGCCGGCATCCCGGTGGCGACGGTGTCCGTCGGGGGCGCGCGCAACGCCGGCCTCCTCGCGGTCCGCATCCTCGCCGCCGCGGACCCCGAGCTGCAGGCCCGCATCACCCAGTTCCAGGCCGACCTGGAGCAACTGGTGCTGGACAAGGACGCCGCCCTCCGCGAGAAGGCCGGCAAGTGA